Proteins found in one Syntrophobacterales bacterium genomic segment:
- a CDS encoding type II toxin-antitoxin system HigB family toxin yields the protein MHIVSRKTLKSFYEGSDYCDAKGPLESWFHEVCNEEWKTPSDVKVKYRSASFLKDNRIVFNIGGNKYRLVVKVNYSLKIVFIRFVGAHAEYDKIDAEVV from the coding sequence ATGCACATAGTATCACGGAAGACGTTGAAATCATTTTATGAAGGATCGGATTATTGCGATGCTAAAGGTCCCCTGGAATCGTGGTTTCACGAAGTTTGTAATGAAGAATGGAAGACGCCTTCCGACGTCAAAGTAAAATACAGGTCAGCCAGTTTCTTGAAGGACAACCGCATCGTGTTCAATATCGGCGGCAATAAGTATCGTTTGGTGGTTAAAGTGAATTATTCGTTGAAAATAGTGTTCATACGCTTTGTGGGCGCCCACGCGGAATATGACAAGATTGACGCGGAGGTGGTCTGA